CATGCTGGATATGTTCTAGAAAAGAATGAGACACAGGTAACTCAAATGCTTAATTCTATTTCTGGAATAGGACAACAAAGGGCACGGTACTTAACCACAAGATTATACGCTTTTGCTAGAGAAGCTTATCCTTATGATTCCAAAGATAGTATTATCGTTAGAGCTATTCAAAGGAACATTTCTAATTTATTTTCACTCCAGCAAGAACGCGACTATGTAATTAACTACATGGAAAAGCTGGCTAAAGCAGTAAACGCTCGTGCTTTATCCATCTATTTGAGTATCCCAGGGGTTGCTAGAATTACAGCAGTGAGATTAGTAGCAGAGCTCGGTGATCTAAGACGGTTTAGCACTTCAGCTCAAATTGATGCGTTTGTTGGCATTGATCCAGGAAGGTACCAATCTGGTGAAAAAGACAGTTCTCTTGGCATTACCAAGCATGGCAATCATATTGCCAGAAAAATACTTTATCGAGTTATTACTCAAATGGAGACGGTAAAGGCTACGCAGCCTTGCCATATAACTGATTATTATGACAAGAAAAAACGATCTTCAAATAGCCAAGGCTATAAGAAAATCGCCATTGCATCAGTCCATAAACTGATACGCACAATGTTTGCTCTTATCAAACATGATCAATTATATGATTACAACATAGCCACCGAAAATAAAAGACTTTAGCTGAAATCAAATAATCAACTTAAGTATAAGCAACCTATGGAAAAACTACAAGTATTCATAGGCTTATTTGTGGTACTTTCGCTTTTTCTTAAATTTAAACTCTTATTTGCTTTAACCTTATTCGCATCATTAAAACAAGTAAATTTATTTTCTTAAATCATTGATAATACTTGACTTTGGGTAGAAAATACGCTGGCAACTTAACCAGCGTATTTCTTTTACTTATTATTAATTCTATTTCTTTTTAAAAAGATTATATCCAGCCAAAATCGTGGTCAACACGCTAGCCAAAATCATAAAGTAAGCTGAGGCCCCGAGAGAAACTGCATATGACATAAGCTGACTCGTCAATTGAGCCAGCACCCCAGTTGAAGCATGTGCTGCGCTTGATATTTGAAAAATCATATAAATCAAAAAGATTGATTCAATCAAAGAAAGGAAGAAGGCCAAAGTCTGACTAGCCTTAGTATTTTTCAAAATATTATAAATAATGAAAATTGGGAACAAGAATAGTAGCAACCAGACAATGTAAAGAATAAGTGCATACCATGATGTCACGCCGGATGAAAGCAAGCGCCCTGCTAAACCGAACAGTACATTGGAAATAGATATTCTCTGCGTATAAGCCGAAGCACCCGAGTCGGTAAAGAGAACGATTAGACTAACTAAAGCCGTAAAAATAACTGAAATCTGCACATAATTAAAGTGATGTTTGCGAACATTTTTTATTTCACGTACATGATTTTCAACCCGAGGATATTTTTGCACAAATTCTCGGTTTTTCGCTTTGACTTTACTTTCACGTGCATCCACCCGGTTAAAGACATCGGAACCAATTCGGTCAATCTTTTGCGTTAATCGCTTATCAACCGTATACTGCTCGATCTTATCTTTACGATCACACACAATATAAAGCCAAACCATTAGGGCTAAAAAGCCAGTCCATCCTGCCGCTCTAGAAAAACTCATTAGGATTAAAAGTAAGACTCCCAATAAGAAGACTAAGGTCGCATTTTTCCTAACCCACGCAATCATTCTTTGGACAGTGGTATTTTGCTTTTCAGGAATAAATTCTTCCCGATAGGCTGCACGGCTGATAATCTTTTCGCCTTCATCTGGTTCTTCAAACTTTGCTTTTTGGTGCTGATCTGTGAAAAAGTCGTCTCGATATTTTTTTAGATTGAAGCCACAGTTTGGACAAATATCATCTGTTTCACTAATTTTATGGCCACAATTTGGACAAGTAGTCATATAAGAATTCCCTTCTTTTTCAATCTGTTAGTCATTATTATAACATGTATCAGAATTTGAAGATCAAAACAAAAAAAGACCGAATCATTGCGATTCGGTCGAAAAACTATTTAT
This is a stretch of genomic DNA from Lactobacillus crispatus. It encodes these proteins:
- a CDS encoding IS110 family transposase, which gives rise to MMESQIIFGIDVSSKSSTVCVVNDRIKQGESFRISNDSFGYQKLYEQLNQYLITPLVVFEATGVYSLSLQAFLEDYHIKYLKLNPLKAKKLMDNNLRHNKTDKVDAYRLALIQFNAPQKLRDPQPREYHELQNASRYYEELTRSIVTTKNQLHRNLQSTFPQIEEILSHPSGRIYWALVSLFPHAGYVLEKNETQVTQMLNSISGIGQQRARYLTTRLYAFAREAYPYDSKDSIIVRAIQRNISNLFSLQQERDYVINYMEKLAKAVNARALSIYLSIPGVARITAVRLVAELGDLRRFSTSAQIDAFVGIDPGRYQSGEKDSSLGITKHGNHIARKILYRVITQMETVKATQPCHITDYYDKKKRSSNSQGYKKIAIASVHKLIRTMFALIKHDQLYDYNIATENKRL
- a CDS encoding zinc ribbon domain-containing protein; the protein is MTTCPNCGHKISETDDICPNCGFNLKKYRDDFFTDQHQKAKFEEPDEGEKIISRAAYREEFIPEKQNTTVQRMIAWVRKNATLVFLLGVLLLILMSFSRAAGWTGFLALMVWLYIVCDRKDKIEQYTVDKRLTQKIDRIGSDVFNRVDARESKVKAKNREFVQKYPRVENHVREIKNVRKHHFNYVQISVIFTALVSLIVLFTDSGASAYTQRISISNVLFGLAGRLLSSGVTSWYALILYIVWLLLFLFPIFIIYNILKNTKASQTLAFFLSLIESIFLIYMIFQISSAAHASTGVLAQLTSQLMSYAVSLGASAYFMILASVLTTILAGYNLFKKK